The nucleotide window TCACGGATAACTTCAAAGTTGCCGTACTTTACGCCCCGATTGCTGAGAGGTAGATCGTTCATCTCGCTGTTTACATCTGTTGCTAATTCATAGGATGAGTTCCGATGGTAGTAGTAAGTGGTTGTACCAGACCCGAGATTGTCTGAAGGGGCGGAGTCAAAGTGAAAACTAATAAAGGCACTCGCGTCGTCGGTGTTGGCCAAAGCTGGACGATCAGCCAGGCTGACCGTCTTGTCCGTTGACCGTGTCATGATGACGTGCGTTCCCCGGGCGCGGAGCTTCTTGGCAACGCGATTGGCTAATTGGAGGGTATAGGTCTTTTCCTCGTGATTTTGATCAATGGAAAGCGCCCCCGAGTCGCTGCCCCCGTGGCCAGGATCAAGGACAATCGTTGCTTCAGACAGATTAGTAACTCGTTTAAGACTGCCAGGATGAT belongs to Levilactobacillus yonginensis and includes:
- a CDS encoding N-acetylmuramoyl-L-alanine amidase encodes the protein MHFKPKNWTGLITSLAILLVAGGLLLAFTHHNSVTATLTNLNLRDGPGLTYKVTHKVKKNTRLTILGEKDNWYHVRDSQNHFGWVASWLVDHPGSLKRVTNLSEATIVLDPGHGGSDSGALSIDQNHEEKTYTLQLANRVAKKLRARGTHVIMTRSTDKTVSLADRPALANTDDASAFISFHFDSAPSDNLGSGTTTYYYHRNSSYELATDVNSEMNDLPLSNRGVKYGNFEVIRDNSRPALLLEMGYINTKKDFNNISSAQYQEQVADRVVAGLSKYFSSAG